One window from the genome of Bacillus tianshenii encodes:
- a CDS encoding F0F1 ATP synthase subunit epsilon, with amino-acid sequence MSTMRVSVVTPDGSVYDSDVEMISVKALSGELGILPGHIPMVAPLAVSAVRLKQSGSTQMIAVSGGFVEVRKEQVTVLAQAAELPDHIDVERAKAAKERAERRLQSGQKDNIDFRRAESALQRAVNRLDVTGK; translated from the coding sequence ATGAGTACCATGAGAGTTAGTGTCGTTACACCCGACGGCTCTGTCTACGATTCGGATGTGGAAATGATCAGCGTAAAGGCACTAAGCGGGGAACTTGGTATTTTACCAGGACACATTCCGATGGTTGCTCCGCTTGCAGTTAGTGCTGTTCGGCTTAAGCAAAGTGGAAGTACACAAATGATTGCGGTCTCTGGCGGTTTTGTCGAAGTTCGCAAAGAACAAGTAACAGTATTAGCTCAAGCAGCTGAGTTACCTGATCACATTGATGTCGAGCGGGCAAAGGCTGCAAAAGAACGTGCAGAGCGCCGTCTTCAAAGTGGACAAAAAGATAATATTGATTTCAGACGTGCTGAGTCAGCATTACAGCGCGCGGTTAACCGTTTAGATGTAACCGGGAAATAA
- the atpD gene encoding F0F1 ATP synthase subunit beta, translated as MIKGRVTQVMGPVVDVKFENGQLPDIYNALKVVYKAQSESESDIDLTLEVALHLGDDMVRTVAMASTDGIMRGMEALDTGSPISVPVGEVTLGRVFNVLGNKIDLDEDLPADTPRDPIHRLAPTFDQLSTETVILETGIKVVDLLAPYVKGGKIGLFGGAGVGKTVLIQELINNIAQEHGGISVFAGVGERTREGNDLYYEMKDSGVINKTAMVFGQMNEPPGARQRVALTGLTMAEHFRDEQGQDVLLFIDNIFRFTQAGSEVSALLGRMPSAVGYQPTLATEMGQLQERITSTNKGSITSIQAVYVPADDYTDPAPATTFAHLDATTNLERKLSEMGIYPAVDPLASTSRALAPEIVGEEHYKVAREVQQTLQRYKELQDIIAILGMDELSDEDKLTVHRARRVQFFLSQNFHVAEQFTGQAGSYVPVQETIKGFREILDGKHDDVPEDAFRLVGRIEEVVEKAKEMQGA; from the coding sequence ATGATCAAAGGACGCGTTACCCAAGTTATGGGTCCAGTTGTTGACGTAAAGTTCGAAAATGGCCAACTTCCGGATATTTATAACGCCCTAAAAGTCGTATATAAAGCTCAATCAGAGTCAGAATCTGACATTGATTTGACATTAGAAGTAGCTCTTCACCTTGGTGACGATATGGTTCGTACAGTTGCAATGGCTTCAACTGACGGTATTATGCGCGGTATGGAAGCTCTTGACACTGGCAGCCCAATCTCTGTCCCAGTTGGTGAAGTTACACTAGGCCGTGTATTTAACGTTCTAGGAAATAAGATTGACCTTGATGAGGATCTTCCTGCAGATACACCTCGTGATCCAATTCACCGTCTTGCACCAACGTTTGACCAACTATCAACAGAGACTGTAATTCTTGAAACAGGAATTAAAGTCGTTGACCTTCTTGCCCCTTACGTAAAGGGTGGTAAGATCGGTTTGTTCGGTGGTGCCGGTGTAGGTAAAACGGTACTTATCCAGGAGCTTATCAATAACATCGCTCAAGAGCACGGTGGTATCTCAGTATTCGCCGGCGTAGGTGAGCGTACACGTGAAGGTAATGACCTTTACTATGAAATGAAAGACTCTGGTGTAATCAATAAAACAGCAATGGTATTCGGTCAGATGAACGAACCACCTGGTGCACGTCAACGTGTTGCCCTTACAGGTTTGACAATGGCTGAACACTTCCGTGATGAGCAAGGTCAAGACGTACTATTGTTCATCGATAATATCTTCCGTTTCACACAAGCAGGTTCTGAGGTATCAGCGCTACTTGGCCGTATGCCATCTGCCGTTGGTTACCAACCGACACTTGCAACTGAAATGGGTCAATTGCAAGAACGTATCACATCTACAAACAAAGGTTCAATCACATCTATCCAAGCGGTATACGTACCTGCCGATGACTACACTGACCCGGCACCGGCTACGACATTCGCCCACTTAGATGCGACAACTAACCTTGAACGTAAATTGTCTGAAATGGGTATCTACCCTGCCGTGGATCCACTTGCTTCAACTTCTCGTGCACTTGCACCTGAAATTGTTGGAGAAGAACATTACAAAGTGGCTCGTGAGGTACAGCAAACATTGCAACGTTATAAAGAGTTGCAAGATATCATTGCTATCCTTGGTATGGATGAGCTTTCTGATGAAGATAAGCTTACTGTACACCGTGCACGTCGTGTTCAGTTCTTCTTATCACAAAACTTCCACGTTGCAGAGCAGTTTACTGGCCAAGCTGGTTCATACGTTCCAGTTCAGGAAACAATCAAAGGGTTCCGCGAAATCCTTGACGGTAAACACGACGATGTTCCAGAGGATGCGTTCCGCCTAGTCGGTCGCATTGAGGAAGTCGTTGAAAAAGCAAAGGAAATGCAAGGAGCATAA
- the atpA gene encoding F0F1 ATP synthase subunit alpha — MSINAEEISALIKKQIENYQSDIEVSNVGTVIQIGDGIARAHGLDNVMAGELVEFSNGVMGLAQNLEENNVGIVILGPYTDIREGDEVRRTGRIMEVPVGEELLGRVVNPLGQPVDGLGPIETTNTRPIEGQAPGVMARKSVHEPLQTGIKAIDALIPIGRGQRELIIGDRQTGKTAVAIDTILNQKDEDMICIYVAIGQKESTVRGVVETLRHHGALDYTIVVTASASQPAPLLYLAPYTGVTMGEEFMYNGKHVLVIYDDLSKQAAAYRELSLLLRRPPGREAFPGDVFYLHSRLLERAAKLSDALGAGSLTALPFIETQAGDVSAYIPTNVISITDGQIFLQSDLFHSGVRPAVNAGLSVSRVGGSAQIKAMKKVSGTLRLDLASYRELEAFAQFGSDLDKATQAKLNRGARTVEVLKQGLHKPLPVEKQVASLYALTKGFLDDVAVEDIQRFEEEYHTWLEHNRKELLSHIRETGNLPEDDDFKAAINEFKKTFVASNN; from the coding sequence ATGAGCATTAACGCAGAAGAAATTAGTGCGCTGATAAAAAAGCAAATCGAAAACTATCAGTCAGATATTGAAGTAAGTAATGTCGGTACAGTTATCCAAATTGGTGACGGTATCGCGCGTGCTCATGGACTTGACAATGTCATGGCTGGTGAGCTTGTTGAATTTTCAAATGGTGTCATGGGTCTGGCACAAAACTTAGAGGAAAATAACGTTGGTATCGTTATCCTTGGACCATACACAGATATCCGTGAAGGTGACGAAGTACGTCGTACTGGTCGCATCATGGAAGTACCTGTAGGCGAGGAACTACTAGGCCGCGTTGTTAACCCGCTCGGACAACCAGTTGACGGATTAGGTCCAATCGAAACAACAAATACTCGTCCAATTGAAGGACAAGCGCCAGGAGTAATGGCACGTAAATCAGTACACGAACCACTTCAAACTGGTATTAAAGCGATTGATGCTTTGATTCCAATCGGTCGTGGTCAGCGTGAGTTGATTATCGGTGACCGCCAAACTGGTAAAACGGCTGTAGCAATCGATACAATCCTTAACCAAAAAGACGAGGATATGATTTGTATCTACGTTGCAATCGGTCAGAAAGAATCAACAGTACGTGGTGTAGTAGAAACACTTCGTCACCATGGAGCACTTGATTACACAATCGTTGTAACAGCAAGTGCATCACAACCAGCACCATTATTGTACCTAGCACCATATACAGGTGTAACAATGGGTGAAGAGTTCATGTATAACGGCAAGCACGTTCTTGTTATCTATGATGACTTATCAAAACAAGCTGCTGCATACCGTGAGCTTTCATTGCTACTTCGCCGTCCACCAGGTCGTGAAGCATTCCCAGGGGACGTATTCTACTTGCACTCTCGCTTACTAGAGCGTGCAGCGAAATTGAGTGACGCATTGGGTGCAGGTTCTTTAACTGCTCTACCATTTATCGAAACACAAGCAGGTGATGTATCTGCTTACATCCCAACAAACGTTATCTCAATCACTGATGGACAGATCTTCTTGCAATCTGACTTGTTCCACTCTGGTGTACGTCCAGCCGTGAACGCGGGTCTTTCCGTATCACGTGTAGGTGGTTCAGCACAAATCAAAGCAATGAAGAAGGTTTCTGGTACTCTACGTCTTGACCTTGCATCATACCGTGAGCTGGAAGCATTCGCGCAGTTCGGGTCTGACTTGGATAAAGCAACTCAGGCTAAATTGAACCGTGGTGCTCGTACAGTTGAGGTACTTAAGCAAGGACTTCATAAGCCACTACCAGTTGAAAAGCAGGTAGCAAGTCTATATGCCTTAACAAAAGGTTTCTTAGACGATGTAGCTGTTGAAGATATTCAACGTTTTGAAGAAGAGTATCATACATGGTTAGAGCATAACCGCAAAGAGTTGCTTAGCCACATTCGTGAAACAGGTAACTTACCTGAAGATGATGACTTCAAAGCGGCAATCAATGAATTTAAGAAAACGTTCGTTGCGTCTAATAATTAA
- the atpE gene encoding F0F1 ATP synthase subunit C gives MNLLAAAIAIGLAALGAGIGNGLIVSRTVEGIARQPELRGALQTTMFIGVALVEAIPIIAVVIAFIVMGG, from the coding sequence ATGAATCTTTTAGCAGCTGCAATCGCAATTGGTCTAGCAGCACTAGGTGCAGGTATTGGTAACGGTCTTATCGTAAGTCGTACAGTAGAAGGTATTGCTCGTCAACCAGAACTTCGTGGTGCTCTTCAAACAACTATGTTTATCGGGGTAGCATTGGTTGAGGCGATTCCAATCATCGCGGTAGTTATCGCATTCATCGTAATGGGTGGTTAA
- a CDS encoding NADH-quinone oxidoreductase subunit A produces the protein MGDFFQYQNNYLIVVAFLMLGILLPAVALTAGKLLRPNKPTAEKQTTYESGIEPFHDARIRFNVRYYIFALMFVIFDVETVFLYPWAVAYDKLGIFALIEMLIFVIMLLIGLIYAWKKKVLKWS, from the coding sequence ATGGGAGATTTCTTTCAATACCAGAACAATTATTTAATTGTTGTGGCTTTTCTGATGCTAGGTATCTTGTTGCCGGCTGTTGCATTGACAGCAGGGAAATTGTTGAGGCCAAATAAGCCTACTGCAGAGAAGCAAACAACCTATGAAAGCGGTATTGAACCCTTTCATGATGCACGTATTCGTTTTAATGTACGCTATTATATTTTTGCTTTAATGTTTGTCATCTTTGATGTTGAGACTGTTTTTTTATACCCATGGGCAGTTGCTTATGATAAGTTAGGTATTTTTGCATTAATTGAAATGTTGATATTCGTCATCATGCTCCTTATCGGGCTAATCTATGCATGGAAGAAGAAGGTGTTAAAATGGAGCTGA
- a CDS encoding NADH-quinone oxidoreductase subunit C yields the protein MTDKDKEQLKKEAAAKAKEAAKKKLAEQKASDAKKAVSEDDKAAAKKQAAEEAKKKAAELAKQRAAEKQDASTDEQDDKDKAKAKAAAAAKAKAAALAKQKAKEQQSETPSEDDDKAKAKAKAAAAAKAKAAALAKQKAKAQEGEASASNDDSKAKAKAKAAAAAKAKAAALAKQKVKQQESAEPATDDEKAKAKAKAAAAAKAKAAAAAKAKAQAGDSAGGDDEKAKAIAAAKAKAKAAAAAKAKAASAGKAKEAPAEEEKPSPNQPTLDKYVKVIEDNLGKDILEDSYINRLSKDVPTLVAKPDTYFKLAEFLKYNEQLGFEYLSELHGSDFETHMEVYTHLYSYKNQQSVALKVKIDRDKPVIDSLVPVWQGANWPEREAYDLLGIVFNNHPCLERILLSDDWIGYPLRKDYEPYDVEV from the coding sequence ATGACAGATAAGGACAAGGAGCAGCTAAAGAAAGAAGCCGCTGCCAAAGCCAAGGAAGCAGCGAAGAAAAAGCTTGCAGAACAAAAAGCAAGCGATGCTAAGAAAGCGGTTTCAGAAGATGACAAAGCCGCTGCGAAAAAGCAAGCTGCTGAAGAAGCAAAGAAGAAAGCAGCAGAATTAGCTAAGCAACGAGCAGCTGAAAAGCAAGACGCTTCCACTGATGAACAGGACGATAAAGATAAAGCGAAAGCCAAGGCTGCCGCTGCAGCTAAGGCGAAAGCCGCTGCTTTAGCCAAGCAGAAGGCAAAAGAACAACAGAGTGAAACGCCAAGCGAAGATGATGACAAGGCTAAGGCGAAGGCCAAAGCGGCAGCAGCTGCTAAAGCAAAAGCTGCGGCACTTGCTAAGCAAAAGGCAAAGGCTCAAGAAGGTGAAGCATCAGCTTCTAATGACGATTCCAAAGCCAAAGCCAAAGCGAAGGCCGCCGCTGCCGCAAAAGCTAAAGCAGCTGCGCTCGCCAAGCAGAAGGTAAAGCAACAAGAGAGCGCAGAACCAGCTACAGATGATGAAAAGGCCAAAGCGAAGGCAAAGGCCGCTGCAGCCGCTAAGGCGAAAGCAGCCGCAGCTGCAAAAGCAAAGGCTCAAGCAGGAGACTCTGCTGGTGGGGATGATGAGAAGGCGAAAGCAATTGCTGCCGCTAAAGCCAAAGCGAAGGCCGCAGCCGCTGCGAAAGCGAAAGCTGCTTCTGCAGGGAAAGCGAAAGAAGCGCCAGCAGAAGAAGAGAAGCCATCACCAAACCAACCAACACTTGATAAATATGTAAAAGTGATTGAAGACAATCTTGGTAAGGATATCCTTGAAGATTCCTATATTAATAGACTTTCAAAAGATGTTCCAACACTTGTCGCAAAACCTGATACATATTTCAAACTAGCAGAGTTTCTGAAATACAACGAACAATTAGGTTTCGAATATTTAAGTGAATTACATGGCTCAGATTTCGAAACTCACATGGAAGTATATACCCATTTATATTCATATAAAAACCAGCAATCTGTGGCGCTTAAGGTGAAAATTGATCGTGACAAGCCAGTCATTGACTCACTTGTTCCTGTATGGCAGGGAGCAAACTGGCCTGAGCGCGAAGCATATGATTTGCTTGGCATTGTGTTTAACAATCATCCATGCTTAGAGCGCATTTTGCTTTCTGATGATTGGATTGGGTATCCGCTTCGTAAAGATTATGAGCCATATGATGTGGAGGTGTAG
- the atpB gene encoding F0F1 ATP synthase subunit A — protein MEHGAYTVEFLGLTFSMSNVLMVTVASLITFLIAVAATRSLQMNPTGMQNFLEWVMDFVKGIIGSTMDWKTGGRFLTLGMTLLMYIFVSNMLGLPFSVIIGHDLWWKSPTADPTITLTLATMVVALTHFYGVKLKGAAEYGRDFFKPMPFLFPLKIIEEFANTLTLGLRLYGNIFAGEILLGLLAGLATSGVAGTLGAIIPMLVWQGFSLFVGAIQAFIFTMLTMVYMAHKVSHDH, from the coding sequence GTGGAACATGGTGCTTACACTGTCGAGTTTTTAGGTCTCACATTTAGTATGTCGAATGTCCTCATGGTTACTGTTGCTTCCTTAATTACCTTCCTAATTGCTGTTGCGGCTACTCGCTCATTGCAGATGAACCCAACGGGCATGCAGAATTTCCTTGAGTGGGTCATGGATTTCGTTAAAGGAATTATTGGAAGTACAATGGATTGGAAAACAGGGGGTCGTTTCTTAACACTAGGAATGACATTACTTATGTATATTTTTGTTTCAAATATGCTAGGTCTTCCATTTTCCGTCATTATAGGACATGACCTTTGGTGGAAATCACCAACTGCTGACCCAACAATTACATTGACACTTGCTACAATGGTTGTTGCGTTAACACATTTCTATGGTGTAAAACTAAAGGGTGCAGCTGAATACGGGCGTGATTTCTTTAAACCGATGCCTTTCTTATTCCCTCTAAAGATTATCGAGGAGTTTGCTAACACGCTAACTCTTGGCTTACGTCTTTATGGAAATATCTTTGCAGGTGAAATTTTATTAGGCTTGCTAGCAGGTCTAGCAACAAGTGGTGTTGCCGGCACATTGGGAGCAATCATTCCGATGCTTGTGTGGCAAGGATTTAGTCTTTTCGTAGGTGCTATCCAAGCATTTATCTTTACTATGTTAACAATGGTTTATATGGCCCACAAAGTGAGTCATGACCATTAA
- a CDS encoding NADH-quinone oxidoreductase subunit B family protein → MELNLENVTPEEHDELKRNVFFTTLEQLKAWARSNSIWPMTFGLACCAIEMMGVGASHYDLDRFGSFFRTSPRQSDCMIVSGTVTKKMAPIVKRLYDQMPEPKWVIAMGSCATAGGPYIKSYAVVKGVDQIVPVDVYIPGCPPNPAALIYGINKLQEKIRYEAKTGKRVINK, encoded by the coding sequence ATGGAGCTGAACTTAGAGAATGTAACACCAGAAGAACATGATGAACTGAAACGAAACGTGTTCTTTACAACATTAGAACAATTGAAAGCTTGGGCAAGAAGTAATTCAATTTGGCCAATGACCTTTGGGCTTGCTTGCTGTGCGATTGAAATGATGGGCGTTGGGGCATCTCACTATGACCTTGACCGCTTCGGTTCATTCTTCCGTACATCACCACGTCAATCGGACTGCATGATTGTATCGGGTACAGTAACAAAGAAAATGGCCCCAATTGTCAAACGTCTGTATGACCAAATGCCAGAGCCAAAATGGGTAATCGCAATGGGTTCCTGTGCGACGGCAGGCGGGCCATATATTAAATCATATGCCGTTGTAAAAGGTGTCGATCAAATCGTACCTGTTGATGTCTATATTCCGGGCTGTCCTCCGAATCCGGCAGCATTAATTTATGGAATTAATAAATTACAAGAGAAAATCCGCTACGAAGCAAAGACTGGGAAGCGGGTGATTAATAAATGA
- a CDS encoding AtpZ/AtpI family protein — MRDDKRRPLQAIALMSTILSQLAGSVLIGIFGGRWLDRLAETSPLFLIIGLLLGLATGTYGTYRTIRYFYGEES, encoded by the coding sequence TTGCGTGATGATAAGCGGCGTCCTTTGCAAGCCATAGCTTTAATGTCCACGATCCTTTCACAATTGGCGGGTTCTGTATTGATCGGTATCTTCGGTGGAAGATGGCTTGACCGATTAGCAGAAACATCTCCGCTCTTCCTTATTATAGGACTCCTACTCGGTTTAGCAACTGGAACTTACGGTACATACCGAACAATTCGTTACTTTTATGGAGAAGAAAGCTAA
- a CDS encoding F0F1 ATP synthase subunit gamma yields the protein MASLRDIKARITSTKKTMQITKAMEMVSASKLNRAEGNAKSFNPYMEKIQEVVASIATGSNDVSHPMMETREVKKTGYLVITSDRGLAGAYNSTVLRSVYQTIQERHRSTDEYAILVIGRVGRDFFKKRNMPIIKEITGMPDEPMFSDVKDIASQAVQYFAEETYDELFMYYNHFVSAIQQDLSVKKLLPLTDLAEDTGSTALSSYEYEPSQEEILEELLPQYAESLIYGALLDGKASEHAARMTAMKNATDNAGELIDSLTLSYNRARQAAITQEITEIVGGAAALE from the coding sequence GTGGCGTCTTTACGCGATATTAAAGCGAGGATTACTTCGACAAAGAAAACAATGCAAATTACAAAAGCGATGGAAATGGTTTCTGCTTCCAAGCTAAATCGCGCGGAAGGAAACGCAAAGTCTTTTAACCCGTATATGGAGAAGATTCAAGAGGTTGTAGCAAGCATCGCTACTGGTAGCAATGATGTAAGCCATCCAATGATGGAGACACGCGAAGTGAAGAAGACAGGTTATCTTGTCATCACTTCTGACCGTGGCTTGGCTGGTGCATACAACAGTACTGTTCTTCGTAGTGTATACCAAACGATCCAAGAGCGCCATCGCTCAACAGATGAATATGCAATTCTTGTTATTGGCCGTGTAGGACGTGATTTCTTTAAGAAGCGCAATATGCCGATTATTAAAGAAATTACCGGAATGCCGGATGAGCCAATGTTTTCAGATGTGAAAGATATTGCTAGTCAAGCGGTACAGTACTTTGCCGAAGAAACTTATGATGAGTTATTTATGTATTATAACCACTTTGTAAGTGCAATTCAGCAGGATCTTTCAGTCAAGAAGCTGTTACCATTAACTGACTTAGCTGAAGATACAGGAAGTACTGCTTTAAGTTCATATGAATATGAACCTTCTCAAGAAGAAATTTTAGAAGAGTTACTACCGCAATATGCGGAAAGTCTCATCTATGGTGCGTTGCTCGATGGTAAAGCCAGTGAACATGCTGCTCGTATGACTGCGATGAAGAATGCAACAGATAACGCAGGCGAGTTAATTGACTCACTTACGCTTTCCTATAACCGTGCTCGTCAAGCAGCAATTACCCAGGAAATCACGGAAATTGTCGGCGGTGCAGCAGCGTTAGAATAA
- the atpF gene encoding F0F1 ATP synthase subunit B yields MQFGADLFVLGASTGGINGGDIIFQLVMFLILLALLRKYAFGPLMGIMKQREQHISSEIKQAEQSRKEAEQFVTQQREALQEARNEAQALIENAKKMGEQQEKDMLEKARQEAARLKEAAMKEIEQEKEQAISALREQVASLSVMIATKVIEKELDEQDQQKLINEYIKEAGEER; encoded by the coding sequence GTGCAGTTTGGTGCAGACCTTTTTGTTCTTGGTGCTAGTACTGGTGGCATTAATGGTGGAGATATCATCTTCCAGCTTGTAATGTTCCTAATCTTGTTAGCACTTTTGCGTAAATATGCATTTGGTCCACTTATGGGCATTATGAAACAGCGTGAACAACATATCTCAAGTGAAATTAAGCAAGCTGAACAAAGCCGTAAGGAAGCTGAGCAGTTTGTGACACAACAGCGTGAAGCTTTACAAGAAGCACGCAATGAAGCCCAAGCATTGATTGAAAATGCGAAGAAAATGGGTGAACAGCAAGAAAAAGATATGCTTGAGAAAGCACGCCAAGAAGCAGCTCGTCTGAAAGAAGCTGCAATGAAAGAAATCGAGCAAGAAAAAGAACAGGCAATCTCTGCGCTACGTGAACAAGTGGCTTCATTGTCTGTAATGATTGCAACTAAAGTAATCGAAAAAGAGCTTGATGAACAAGATCAACAAAAATTAATTAATGAATATATCAAAGAGGCAGGAGAAGAGCGATGA
- a CDS encoding F0F1 ATP synthase subunit delta, which translates to MSQNVVAKRYAEALFQAAKEQNKLEETYQELKTVYQVLTTHKEFFVLLQHPKFSKEAKKGMIQETFAGCSVLILNTFYLLIDRKREGVVFELIEHYFERANEAQGVAEAKVYTVRPLATDEEKALSEAFAAKVGKKELRITNIVDKNLLGGVKLRIGNTIFDGSVKGKIDRVERQLVSAKS; encoded by the coding sequence ATGAGCCAAAATGTAGTAGCCAAGCGTTATGCTGAAGCTCTTTTCCAAGCAGCCAAAGAACAAAATAAACTGGAAGAAACGTATCAAGAGTTGAAAACAGTTTATCAAGTGCTTACTACGCACAAAGAGTTCTTTGTATTGCTTCAACATCCTAAGTTTTCGAAGGAAGCAAAGAAAGGCATGATTCAAGAGACATTCGCTGGATGCTCTGTACTTATCTTAAATACCTTTTACTTGCTGATTGACCGAAAACGTGAAGGTGTTGTTTTTGAACTCATTGAGCATTACTTTGAACGTGCGAATGAAGCGCAAGGTGTTGCAGAGGCGAAAGTGTACACTGTGCGTCCATTAGCAACAGATGAAGAAAAAGCGCTTTCGGAGGCTTTCGCTGCGAAAGTTGGTAAGAAAGAGCTTCGCATTACAAATATTGTAGATAAGAACTTGCTCGGTGGCGTAAAATTACGCATCGGTAATACGATTTTCGACGGTAGCGTCAAAGGTAAAATTGATCGTGTTGAACGGCAGTTAGTTTCTGCAAAAAGCTGA
- a CDS encoding ATP synthase subunit I, translating into MPQFEDMFKRHRKYIMNVLAIFLVGWGVTSYKPIFLGLALGAAVGMYNYWMMARKTDSFGKAAASGQSVRSLGMISRMALAGLAVLIALEYPERLHLISVIIGIMTPYLVIMIDSLVQSFRK; encoded by the coding sequence ATGCCTCAATTTGAAGACATGTTCAAACGTCATCGAAAATACATAATGAACGTGCTTGCAATTTTTCTAGTTGGCTGGGGCGTTACCTCCTATAAGCCTATTTTTCTTGGCTTAGCCTTAGGTGCCGCTGTTGGGATGTATAACTACTGGATGATGGCAAGGAAGACAGATTCCTTTGGTAAAGCCGCTGCTTCCGGGCAGAGCGTACGCTCACTTGGAATGATTTCAAGAATGGCTTTAGCAGGACTAGCTGTACTAATTGCTTTGGAATATCCAGAACGGCTTCATCTCATTAGTGTAATTATTGGAATAATGACACCCTATCTTGTCATTATGATAGATAGCTTAGTCCAATCCTTTCGTAAGTAG